One genomic window of Antricoccus suffuscus includes the following:
- a CDS encoding lysoplasmalogenase, protein MRRPRTTAMVYAAVSALDALLASAESPGVKRIRRITKPALMPLLALDAHSHSQPLREVDVALAASWVGDVGLLNSSDAGFLVGVGGFAAAHASYLKALTAPVPDSGTKRATINTAAGAFSTAAISAGTLLWKRLSQTDPLLRVPVAAYAGLVSTMGFAAVRRGLLTGGGPGRCLIAGGILFTVSDGLVALTKFGPRRYAGLDTLVMATYTSAQALLVAGLRDATSDR, encoded by the coding sequence ATGAGACGCCCGCGTACGACGGCCATGGTGTACGCCGCCGTGAGCGCACTCGACGCGCTACTCGCGTCAGCGGAATCCCCTGGTGTCAAGCGAATCCGACGGATCACAAAACCAGCCCTTATGCCGCTGCTCGCCTTGGATGCTCATAGTCACAGCCAACCGCTACGTGAGGTCGATGTCGCACTGGCCGCGAGCTGGGTCGGCGACGTCGGGTTGCTCAATTCATCGGACGCGGGTTTTCTCGTCGGAGTCGGCGGATTCGCCGCCGCGCACGCGAGCTATCTGAAGGCGTTGACCGCACCAGTCCCTGATTCAGGCACTAAGCGCGCCACCATCAATACCGCTGCAGGAGCGTTCTCCACCGCAGCCATTTCCGCAGGAACCCTTCTGTGGAAGCGATTGTCACAGACCGATCCCCTGCTGCGGGTGCCGGTGGCGGCGTACGCCGGTCTCGTCAGCACCATGGGGTTCGCCGCGGTCCGCCGTGGGCTTCTCACTGGTGGTGGGCCGGGGCGGTGCCTCATTGCCGGCGGAATATTGTTCACCGTGTCCGACGGGCTCGTTGCCCTGACAAAGTTCGGCCCGCGCCGGTACGCCGGTCTCGACACCCTCGTAATGGCGACGTATACCAGCGCACAGGCACTTCTCGTGGCAGGACTGCGCGACGCAACGTCCGACCGATGA
- a CDS encoding DUF1697 domain-containing protein, whose protein sequence is MTAYVALMRGINVGTAKQIKMPALKDVFTELGLDDPQTLLRSGNVVFRSSQTLDAAYADHIEAAVLEATGVQSSVVLFDESEFTRIASEDPLQQIATDPARHVIGFSSVPIENPDSISMPSAKDIAPELIVVGRQAIYQWCPDGISKSKVKPGFWKQFDGVITTRNRRTVDKLLAMIG, encoded by the coding sequence ATGACTGCATACGTCGCGTTGATGCGCGGAATCAACGTCGGTACGGCGAAACAAATCAAGATGCCAGCACTTAAGGACGTGTTCACGGAGCTTGGCCTCGACGATCCGCAAACCCTGTTGCGTAGCGGCAACGTCGTCTTCCGTAGCAGCCAGACGCTTGATGCCGCGTACGCCGATCACATCGAGGCCGCCGTACTCGAGGCCACCGGTGTGCAGTCGTCGGTTGTGTTGTTTGACGAGTCTGAGTTCACGCGGATTGCGAGCGAGGACCCGCTGCAACAGATCGCGACCGATCCGGCTCGGCATGTCATTGGGTTCAGCTCAGTGCCGATCGAGAATCCCGACTCGATCTCGATGCCGTCCGCGAAGGACATCGCGCCCGAACTGATCGTCGTTGGTCGGCAGGCTATCTACCAGTGGTGCCCGGACGGAATTTCAAAGTCGAAAGTGAAGCCGGGATTCTGGAAGCAGTTCGACGGGGTCATCACGACGCGCAATCGGCGTACCGTCGACAAGCTCCTCGCGATGATCGGATGA
- a CDS encoding cysteine hydrolase family protein, with protein MENIEPNAALLIIDVQHGFDSSAWGPSTNPQCEANVEKLAEAWEKSDRPIVVVRHDSPKEGSPLAPGTEGNMLKDFVAALDPALKIGKSVNSVFYGTPDLQEWLGAQGISQFVVCGIQTNMCVETTARMGGNLGYQVVVPIDATRTFDLKGPDGTTTSADELMRTTATNLHGGGFATVTSTSELLAAL; from the coding sequence ATGGAAAACATCGAGCCAAACGCGGCTCTCCTCATCATCGATGTACAGCACGGGTTTGATTCGTCGGCCTGGGGCCCAAGCACCAACCCGCAGTGTGAGGCCAACGTCGAGAAACTGGCTGAGGCTTGGGAAAAGTCCGATCGGCCGATCGTCGTTGTACGACACGATTCGCCCAAAGAAGGTTCGCCGCTGGCTCCGGGCACCGAGGGCAACATGCTCAAAGACTTCGTGGCCGCGTTGGACCCGGCGCTCAAGATCGGTAAGTCGGTCAACTCGGTGTTCTACGGTACGCCGGACCTCCAAGAATGGCTTGGGGCGCAAGGGATCTCGCAGTTCGTCGTGTGCGGTATCCAGACCAACATGTGTGTCGAGACGACCGCACGTATGGGTGGCAACCTCGGCTATCAGGTCGTCGTACCGATCGACGCGACGCGGACGTTCGACCTCAAAGGTCCCGACGGCACGACGACCTCGGCCGACGAACTCATGCGTACGACGGCCACCAATCTGCATGGCGGCGGCTTCGCGACGGTGACCTCTACGAGCGAGCTGCTTGCCGCACTGTAA
- a CDS encoding alpha/beta fold hydrolase, translating to MRQFLTRDDGTRLAYEIHNPDATGTPMIITHGFSATAAMWEPNIEALSKDRPLLTYDQRGHGQSGDPGKTEGYSEAINVADIDALIDLLDAPKVIVGGMSLGGYLTLAYHLAHPQRIAALLLQDTGPGYKSDSARTGWNEYAEKVAVQKGSADQGQAKSAEVAGAVHDNPQALMHVARGVLAQQDARVINSLPTIDVPTLIVVGANDTNYLAATDYMTSKIPGARKVVIPDAGHAANMDQPELFNAAVAEFLNGL from the coding sequence ATGCGGCAGTTCCTGACACGAGACGACGGCACGCGACTTGCTTACGAGATCCACAATCCGGACGCCACCGGCACGCCGATGATCATTACGCACGGCTTCTCCGCGACGGCGGCGATGTGGGAACCCAACATCGAAGCGCTGTCGAAAGACCGACCGCTGCTGACCTACGACCAGCGCGGTCACGGGCAGAGCGGGGATCCTGGCAAGACCGAGGGTTACAGCGAGGCGATCAACGTCGCGGACATCGACGCGCTGATCGACCTGCTCGACGCACCCAAAGTCATCGTCGGCGGCATGTCGCTTGGCGGTTATCTCACGCTCGCCTACCACTTGGCGCATCCCCAACGAATCGCCGCACTTCTGTTGCAGGACACGGGCCCGGGCTACAAGAGCGATTCAGCGCGCACGGGGTGGAACGAGTACGCCGAGAAGGTCGCGGTCCAAAAAGGAAGTGCGGACCAGGGCCAGGCAAAGTCGGCCGAAGTCGCCGGCGCCGTGCACGACAATCCGCAAGCGCTGATGCACGTGGCCCGCGGCGTACTTGCGCAGCAGGACGCGCGGGTAATCAACTCATTGCCCACGATCGACGTACCGACCCTCATCGTGGTCGGCGCCAACGACACGAACTACCTCGCGGCGACCGACTACATGACCAGCAAGATCCCGGGCGCGCGCAAGGTCGTCATTCCGGACGCCGGACACGCTGCAAACATGGACCAGCCGGAGTTGTTCAACGCTGCCGTCGCCGAATTCCTCAACGGTCTCTAG
- a CDS encoding LLM class flavin-dependent oxidoreductase, giving the protein MTTPLGLVLKAVSASDVTTIAAAAEDAGITHLYLPETGLLSASNVTGRDPFITSAAALRATTRMHVGPGIAASTVRPSRIASLLAATINEESDGRFIMGVGVSHRPTIEALGLPYPASPLGQLTTYVREVKAASAGDIGFGGGFPVVVGALGPKMIDLAASESDGVILNWLTPQTAGTTAAQIAAAATAAGKSGVMSALFIRVGSPESVRADAASYNDNLPNYRKHFASQGLADVEAVVAGTCMRYDAAAVVDTLSSYYEQGVTVPCVYPTGMTTEQIIELLGQVAKRRDAGSSTTTTTDGVNA; this is encoded by the coding sequence ATGACGACCCCTCTTGGACTTGTGCTCAAGGCGGTATCTGCGTCCGACGTGACGACTATCGCCGCGGCGGCTGAAGACGCTGGCATCACGCACCTTTACCTACCCGAAACTGGTCTGCTGTCCGCGTCCAATGTGACTGGCCGCGACCCGTTCATTACGTCCGCCGCGGCATTGCGCGCGACGACAAGGATGCATGTCGGGCCCGGGATCGCGGCGTCAACGGTGCGGCCAAGTCGGATTGCCAGCCTGCTCGCGGCCACGATCAACGAAGAGTCTGACGGCCGGTTCATTATGGGTGTAGGCGTATCGCATCGCCCGACCATTGAGGCGCTCGGTTTGCCCTATCCGGCTTCACCGCTGGGCCAGCTCACGACGTACGTGCGCGAGGTCAAGGCGGCTTCCGCAGGTGACATCGGCTTCGGGGGAGGGTTCCCGGTCGTTGTTGGCGCGCTCGGGCCGAAGATGATCGACCTGGCTGCCTCCGAGTCCGACGGCGTCATCCTCAACTGGCTGACGCCACAGACAGCCGGTACGACGGCCGCGCAGATCGCGGCGGCCGCCACTGCAGCCGGCAAGAGTGGCGTGATGTCGGCGTTGTTCATCCGCGTTGGATCGCCGGAGAGCGTGCGGGCCGATGCCGCGTCGTACAACGACAACTTGCCCAACTATCGCAAGCATTTCGCGAGCCAAGGTCTCGCCGACGTAGAAGCAGTCGTCGCCGGCACGTGCATGCGGTACGACGCCGCGGCGGTTGTTGACACGCTCTCGAGCTACTACGAGCAGGGTGTCACCGTCCCGTGCGTCTACCCGACGGGGATGACGACCGAGCAGATCATCGAGTTGCTGGGACAGGTCGCGAAGCGTCGCGACGCCGGATCGAGTACGACGACCACTACGGATGGAGTCAACGCGTGA
- a CDS encoding N-acyl homoserine lactonase family protein: protein MKLLAVPAGHVTSKMPEMEGTAPNPVMAFVIQTAGETVLFDTGMHPHVREDAVGYWGGIARRHLVPVLPDDADVVSRLEAAGIAPKDVTLVLNSHLHNDHAGMNRYFPDSRVLVRQREWDHAITVMDDNSSGFVRNDFYDDSALPEFFDYESECDLLGNGVLTLVSTPGHTPGHQCLKITFPSGAQHILSGDAVYNAGQLDTGEPPAITWDRDVAVESVKRLAGLRDTGASVHVCHDPGEWHGVEKIQTVYEEK from the coding sequence GTGAAACTACTGGCCGTCCCCGCGGGGCACGTGACGAGCAAGATGCCGGAGATGGAAGGTACGGCGCCCAACCCGGTCATGGCGTTCGTTATTCAGACCGCTGGCGAGACCGTCCTTTTCGACACCGGCATGCATCCACACGTGCGCGAGGACGCTGTCGGTTACTGGGGTGGGATCGCGCGGCGGCACCTCGTGCCGGTGCTGCCGGATGACGCCGATGTGGTGAGCCGTCTCGAGGCCGCGGGCATCGCCCCGAAGGACGTGACGCTTGTGCTCAACTCGCACCTGCACAACGACCATGCCGGGATGAACCGCTACTTCCCGGACAGCAGAGTCCTTGTGCGCCAGCGTGAGTGGGACCACGCGATCACCGTGATGGACGACAACTCCAGCGGTTTCGTGCGCAACGACTTCTATGACGACAGCGCGCTGCCGGAGTTCTTCGACTACGAGTCGGAGTGTGACCTGCTGGGTAACGGCGTACTCACGCTGGTGTCGACACCCGGCCATACACCGGGCCATCAGTGTCTGAAGATCACGTTTCCCTCTGGCGCTCAGCACATCCTGTCCGGCGACGCGGTTTACAACGCCGGCCAGCTTGACACCGGCGAACCGCCCGCCATCACCTGGGATCGGGACGTCGCCGTGGAGAGTGTCAAACGGCTGGCCGGCCTGCGCGACACCGGTGCCAGCGTGCACGTGTGCCACGACCCGGGTGAATGGCACGGCGTCGAAAAAATCCAGACGGTCTACGAGGAAAAGTGA
- a CDS encoding TIGR03619 family F420-dependent LLM class oxidoreductase, with the protein MNGTASKKSRRSTRKSDDKQTSCIRRYGADGRVHLPQAGSAANADSLREAAVLAEQLGFAAAWVSDHVVVQKGSVYPPSAYIYEPIVSLTWAAAATSVIELGTTVLVLPMRRPVIMAKMLSSLDILSNGRLIVGGAGGYVVPEFATLGVPMDERGPRTDEAIDIMRAMWTEDPITGDYPVHGVTFDQMRAKPQPGRRIPIWIGGHSGPALRRATRLGDGWHGILAAPRGAEFGDLVAQVSKVREERPESDYVLSVRVPWDGLEDDHDEMLGWIDKLRELGITHILAEPRQRTKDDYLRSIEGLAEVFGRAGALQPL; encoded by the coding sequence GTGAATGGCACGGCGTCGAAAAAATCCAGACGGTCTACGAGGAAAAGTGACGATAAGCAGACATCTTGCATCCGCCGGTACGGCGCTGACGGCCGGGTCCATCTGCCGCAAGCCGGATCCGCCGCGAACGCCGACAGCCTGCGGGAGGCCGCCGTCCTTGCCGAGCAGCTGGGATTTGCCGCGGCGTGGGTCAGTGATCACGTCGTCGTACAAAAAGGCTCGGTGTACCCGCCATCGGCGTATATCTATGAACCGATTGTGTCGCTCACGTGGGCTGCGGCCGCTACGAGTGTCATCGAACTCGGTACGACCGTGCTCGTTTTGCCGATGCGCCGCCCGGTGATCATGGCCAAGATGCTGTCATCGCTGGACATTCTCAGTAATGGCCGGCTTATCGTCGGCGGTGCGGGCGGTTACGTTGTGCCCGAGTTCGCGACTCTCGGCGTACCGATGGACGAACGCGGTCCGCGCACCGACGAGGCTATCGACATCATGCGCGCGATGTGGACCGAGGACCCGATTACGGGGGACTACCCGGTCCATGGCGTGACGTTCGACCAGATGCGCGCGAAACCGCAACCCGGTAGACGTATCCCGATCTGGATCGGCGGACACAGCGGACCGGCATTGCGTCGTGCGACCCGGCTTGGCGACGGATGGCACGGGATCCTCGCCGCGCCACGTGGAGCCGAGTTCGGCGATCTTGTGGCGCAGGTGTCGAAGGTCCGCGAGGAGCGGCCCGAAAGCGATTACGTCTTATCAGTGAGAGTGCCCTGGGACGGGCTGGAAGACGACCACGACGAGATGCTCGGCTGGATTGACAAGCTGCGCGAGCTCGGCATCACGCACATCTTGGCCGAGCCGCGGCAGCGCACTAAAGATGACTACCTACGTTCGATTGAGGGTCTTGCCGAGGTCTTCGGCCGGGCCGGGGCGCTGCAGCCACTATGA
- a CDS encoding right-handed parallel beta-helix repeat-containing protein, producing the protein MASKIASSCAHRARRAAAFAATAALAVGSIAAFGAPAAVAAPGEYYASPAGSGDCTDVSSPCSLDTALAMTDASAIYLVADGGTAATFATSTGWNIDTDLTIQPADGVTATFDGQHSATHIFSVAADTSLTISGVTIENTSVTDTSGGGIYSLNGTVVVADSTFANNTATDSGSNVALGGGISSVGPRANLTVRSSTFVGNIRTSDSGFSGGIVMGNGNATVVSSTFVGNTLGISGVNSPPLTGNLFAANEYSCTGFLTDSGYNVADDDTCGFTPGGTSQTVSLESLKLPDLSSNYGLADNGGLTQTVLPGAGSSASGVIPAGTAMSGVIINGQGVYLCGDPTHPVVDQRGVPRPIVTDQACTAGAVEIEPAPVSTPTTITVTPTNNPSTFGGTTFTVEVTTTTDNQPVPTGEVTLDALGNGCVPPYTPLPQNGDGTVTKTYLLGAGDHQIVACYRDSGGAYAPSESVQFTQHVNRAPTSTTLMSSANPSNTGASVTYTVGVEGYVAGDMWNATVDFVDVTDAQNPVVVCSGVTFDRPDDPGLEPKATCTDQPTAGGHTVEATYNGTTNYAPSSATLTQTVDSPVPPAPVITAPADGSTTDDTTPAITGTGVVGNTVTVAVDGHAIGTTQIVAAAQKNPGVGLTAALTAGDAGTWSLTAPQLSDGTHTVVAFQTDPAGNDSADATTTFLVLSASGQPTAPSDSSAPSGTSSSASAVPPTGETTPTDGGSGSDAVLASTGTTGLSGLLAIALGAILAGVALQWRLRRRPGRHA; encoded by the coding sequence ATGGCATCGAAGATCGCCTCCAGTTGTGCGCACCGGGCCCGCCGCGCGGCGGCTTTCGCCGCCACGGCCGCGTTGGCGGTCGGCTCGATCGCCGCGTTCGGGGCACCGGCTGCAGTGGCGGCGCCGGGCGAGTACTACGCCTCACCGGCCGGGTCCGGGGACTGCACCGACGTCAGCAGCCCGTGCTCGCTGGACACCGCACTCGCGATGACGGACGCGTCCGCGATCTATCTGGTCGCGGACGGCGGCACCGCCGCGACGTTCGCTACCTCGACCGGCTGGAACATCGACACGGATCTGACAATCCAACCCGCCGACGGTGTAACGGCCACCTTCGACGGGCAACATAGCGCTACCCACATCTTCTCGGTCGCCGCCGACACGTCGTTGACCATCAGCGGTGTAACCATCGAGAACACCAGCGTCACAGACACCAGCGGCGGCGGCATCTACAGCCTGAATGGAACCGTTGTCGTCGCCGATTCGACGTTCGCGAACAATACCGCGACGGACAGCGGATCCAACGTTGCCCTAGGTGGCGGCATCTCGAGTGTCGGACCACGCGCAAACCTCACCGTGCGTTCGTCGACATTCGTCGGAAACATCCGCACCAGCGACTCTGGCTTCAGCGGCGGCATTGTCATGGGCAATGGAAACGCGACTGTCGTGTCTTCCACCTTCGTCGGCAACACACTAGGCATTTCGGGCGTCAACAGCCCGCCGCTGACCGGGAATCTGTTCGCCGCCAACGAATACAGCTGTACAGGCTTCTTGACCGACAGCGGGTACAACGTCGCCGACGACGACACCTGCGGGTTCACCCCTGGCGGAACAAGCCAGACGGTGAGCCTGGAGAGCCTGAAATTGCCGGATCTATCGAGCAACTACGGGTTGGCCGACAATGGCGGTCTCACCCAGACCGTGCTCCCGGGAGCGGGTAGCAGCGCAAGCGGGGTGATTCCGGCCGGCACCGCAATGTCCGGCGTGATTATCAATGGTCAGGGCGTATACCTGTGCGGCGACCCCACGCACCCGGTGGTCGACCAGCGCGGTGTTCCGCGCCCGATCGTGACCGACCAGGCCTGCACCGCGGGTGCGGTCGAGATCGAGCCCGCGCCAGTCTCGACGCCCACCACCATCACGGTGACGCCGACGAATAACCCGTCCACTTTCGGCGGCACTACCTTCACCGTCGAAGTGACTACCACGACGGACAACCAGCCCGTGCCTACCGGCGAGGTCACCCTGGATGCCCTCGGGAATGGCTGTGTTCCGCCGTACACCCCGCTGCCGCAGAACGGCGACGGCACCGTGACCAAGACCTATTTGCTCGGTGCCGGCGACCATCAGATCGTCGCGTGCTATCGGGATTCCGGCGGCGCCTACGCGCCATCGGAGTCCGTGCAATTCACGCAGCACGTCAACAGGGCTCCGACGAGCACCACGCTCATGTCGTCGGCCAACCCGTCGAACACCGGCGCATCTGTCACCTACACCGTCGGCGTTGAGGGGTACGTCGCCGGCGACATGTGGAACGCCACCGTCGACTTCGTGGACGTTACCGACGCGCAGAACCCGGTCGTGGTCTGTTCGGGAGTGACGTTCGACCGTCCTGACGACCCGGGCCTGGAACCGAAGGCGACCTGCACCGACCAACCGACCGCGGGCGGGCACACCGTCGAGGCCACCTACAACGGCACCACTAACTACGCACCGAGTAGCGCGACTCTGACCCAAACCGTCGACAGTCCCGTCCCCCCGGCGCCTGTGATCACTGCACCCGCTGACGGATCGACCACCGACGACACAACTCCAGCCATCACCGGCACGGGCGTGGTCGGCAACACTGTCACGGTGGCGGTCGACGGCCATGCGATCGGCACGACTCAGATCGTCGCCGCTGCCCAGAAAAACCCGGGGGTAGGCCTTACGGCTGCGCTGACTGCCGGCGACGCCGGAACTTGGTCGTTGACGGCGCCGCAGCTGTCGGACGGAACGCACACCGTCGTCGCCTTCCAAACCGATCCTGCGGGCAATGACTCGGCTGATGCCACGACGACGTTCCTCGTCCTCTCGGCCAGTGGCCAACCGACTGCGCCCTCGGACAGTTCTGCGCCGTCGGGCACTTCATCGTCGGCCAGCGCTGTCCCGCCTACAGGCGAGACGACACCGACAGACGGTGGGAGTGGTTCGGACGCCGTACTGGCTTCGACCGGCACCACGGGGTTGTCGGGTCTGCTCGCAATAGCACTGGGGGCGATTCTCGCCGGAGTCGCACTGCAGTGGCGCCTACGTCGTCGACCAGGCCGTCACGCATAG
- the ftsY gene encoding signal recognition particle-docking protein FtsY: MEWLIISIVVVVVLVLAATTFIINKGKKIARLEDGPAKVKGRSDEAEPNARSATATATLPKPSVETPPADDAANAPTGEKPSGDTTVDGTTSAPTDTDTTAPPSSAIPTSAEPVEDIVVPDSPAELVELEQPPSTKKRMGRLRDRLARSNSAFGRGLLAVISKEQLDEDDWEDLEDNLLQADVGVAATTHIVEQLRTKSKVLGTASPDQLRNLLADELVEALSPEMDRTVRSKSTDGKPAIVMVVGVNGTGKTTTCGKLARVLVGDGNTVLMGAADTFRAAAADQLQTWGERVGVDVIRGPEQADPASVAFDAVKEGISRNVDTVLIDTAGRLHTKIGLMDELGKVGRVIAKHKPIEETLLVLDATTGQNGVVQAKVFTEVVDITGVVLTKLDGSAKGGIVISVQRELGVPVKLVGLGEGKDDLAPFDPREFVEGLLANG, translated from the coding sequence ATGGAATGGCTCATAATCTCGATCGTTGTCGTCGTGGTGCTCGTGCTGGCCGCGACGACGTTCATAATCAACAAGGGCAAGAAAATCGCCCGGCTCGAAGACGGCCCGGCAAAGGTTAAGGGACGCAGCGACGAGGCGGAACCAAACGCTAGATCGGCAACGGCGACTGCGACGCTCCCGAAACCTTCGGTCGAGACGCCGCCCGCGGACGACGCCGCGAATGCGCCGACCGGCGAGAAGCCCTCTGGTGATACGACGGTCGACGGTACGACGAGCGCTCCCACCGACACCGACACAACCGCACCACCTTCTTCGGCAATCCCGACATCGGCGGAACCGGTCGAGGACATCGTCGTACCGGACAGTCCCGCCGAGCTGGTCGAGCTCGAACAGCCGCCGTCGACGAAGAAGCGCATGGGCCGCCTGCGCGACCGACTCGCGCGGTCCAACTCCGCGTTCGGACGCGGACTGCTCGCAGTCATCAGCAAGGAACAGCTCGACGAGGACGACTGGGAAGATCTCGAGGACAACCTGCTGCAGGCGGACGTCGGCGTCGCCGCGACCACGCACATCGTTGAACAGCTGCGCACGAAGTCCAAGGTCTTAGGTACGGCGTCCCCGGACCAGCTACGCAATCTGCTCGCCGACGAGCTCGTCGAGGCGCTGAGCCCCGAGATGGATCGCACCGTCCGCAGCAAGTCGACCGACGGGAAGCCCGCGATCGTGATGGTCGTCGGCGTCAACGGCACCGGTAAGACGACGACGTGCGGCAAGCTCGCTCGAGTACTTGTCGGCGATGGCAACACGGTCCTGATGGGCGCGGCGGACACCTTCCGAGCCGCCGCCGCCGACCAGTTGCAGACCTGGGGAGAGCGGGTCGGAGTCGACGTAATCCGCGGCCCGGAGCAAGCCGACCCCGCCTCGGTAGCGTTCGACGCGGTCAAAGAAGGCATCAGCCGCAACGTCGACACCGTGCTGATCGACACAGCCGGCCGGCTCCACACGAAGATCGGACTCATGGACGAGCTGGGCAAGGTCGGCCGTGTGATCGCCAAACACAAGCCGATCGAAGAGACGCTGCTTGTGCTGGACGCGACGACCGGGCAGAACGGCGTCGTACAGGCGAAGGTGTTCACCGAGGTCGTTGACATCACCGGCGTCGTACTGACCAAGCTCGACGGGTCTGCCAAGGGCGGCATCGTGATCTCCGTGCAGCGTGAGCTCGGCGTACCGGTCAAACTGGTCGGACTCGGCGAGGGCAAGGACGACCTCGCCCCGTTCGATCCACGCGAGTTCGTCGAGGGTCTCCTCGCGAACGGTTAA
- a CDS encoding energy-coupling factor ABC transporter ATP-binding protein encodes MLDDHMTDGDAIASLHVRDLAYRYPDGNQALFGVNLRVERGERVALLGPNGAGKTTLVMHLNGILRAGHGSVEITGMAVADDNLMEIRRRVGIVFQDPDDQLFMPTVRQDVAFGPANLGLRGAVLDARVDEALDLVGMREYAERPPHHLSFGQRRRVAVATVLAMRPDILVLDEPSSNLDPAGRRELAEIVRSLEVTILMVTHDLPYALELCPRATVLSGGVIVADAPTRELLADTELLAAHRLELPFGFDPSRL; translated from the coding sequence GTGCTGGATGACCACATGACCGACGGCGACGCGATCGCGTCCCTTCACGTGCGCGACCTCGCCTACCGATACCCGGACGGCAACCAGGCGCTGTTCGGCGTCAATCTGCGCGTCGAGCGCGGCGAACGGGTCGCGCTACTCGGGCCTAACGGCGCCGGCAAGACCACGCTGGTCATGCACCTCAACGGGATCCTGCGCGCCGGGCACGGGAGCGTCGAGATCACCGGTATGGCGGTCGCCGACGACAACCTCATGGAGATACGTCGTCGGGTAGGGATTGTGTTTCAGGATCCCGACGACCAGCTGTTCATGCCGACCGTGCGTCAGGACGTCGCATTCGGTCCGGCCAACCTCGGACTGCGTGGCGCCGTACTCGACGCACGCGTCGACGAGGCGCTCGACCTGGTAGGTATGCGCGAGTACGCCGAACGGCCGCCGCACCACCTGTCGTTCGGGCAACGGCGCCGAGTCGCGGTAGCGACGGTGCTGGCCATGCGGCCCGACATCCTCGTGCTCGACGAGCCGTCCAGCAACCTCGACCCCGCCGGCCGGCGCGAACTCGCCGAAATCGTCCGCTCGCTCGAGGTCACCATCCTCATGGTCACGCATGACCTGCCCTACGCGCTGGAACTGTGCCCCCGGGCGACGGTACTGTCCGGTGGCGTCATCGTCGCCGACGCGCCGACCCGCGAGTTGCTGGCCGACACAGAACTACTCGCCGCGCACCGGCTTGAACTACCGTTCGGCTTCGACCCCAGCCGTCTCTGA
- the cbiQ gene encoding cobalt ECF transporter T component CbiQ, with the protein MASGHAHAGFLEHHSRLHQLAAHRKIVATVLFVFAVVCTPRAIWWPYPIYVLILALVGVLGSIPFWFVVRRMVIEVPFVIFAFLLPVFAGGPRVDVLGMSLSESGLVAGAAILLKGSIGVIAAIELAATTRPTELVTGLQRLRLPSIIVEIMSFMLRYASVITDDVRRMRIAREARCFAPRHLGHARAVAASAGTLFVRTYERGERVHLAMLARGYAGSLPTFAGDEPAHTRRRQWAAALAMPAAAIVTVAVCWMTT; encoded by the coding sequence GTGGCCTCCGGACACGCGCACGCGGGATTCCTCGAACACCACTCTCGCCTGCACCAACTGGCCGCGCATCGCAAGATCGTGGCCACCGTTCTATTCGTGTTTGCGGTCGTATGCACGCCGCGGGCGATCTGGTGGCCGTACCCGATCTACGTCCTCATCCTCGCCCTAGTCGGGGTGCTCGGGTCGATTCCGTTCTGGTTCGTCGTACGACGGATGGTCATCGAAGTACCGTTCGTCATTTTTGCGTTCTTGTTGCCCGTCTTCGCCGGCGGCCCACGCGTCGACGTCCTCGGGATGTCGTTGTCCGAATCCGGCCTGGTCGCCGGCGCCGCCATTTTGCTCAAGGGCAGCATCGGCGTAATCGCGGCAATCGAGCTCGCTGCGACGACCCGACCCACGGAGCTGGTGACCGGGCTGCAGCGGCTGCGACTGCCGTCGATCATCGTCGAAATCATGTCGTTCATGCTGCGCTACGCCTCGGTGATCACCGACGACGTACGGCGAATGCGGATCGCCCGCGAGGCGCGATGCTTCGCCCCGCGCCACCTCGGTCATGCGCGCGCCGTGGCTGCCTCGGCCGGAACTCTGTTTGTGCGGACCTATGAGCGCGGCGAACGGGTGCACCTGGCGATGCTGGCGCGCGGGTACGCCGGCTCCTTGCCGACGTTCGCGGGCGACGAGCCTGCACATACTCGCCGCCGTCAATGGGCCGCGGCCCTTGCAATGCCGGCGGCGGCAATCGTTACCGTTGCGGTGTGCTGGATGACCACATGA